In the genome of Hyphobacterium sp. CCMP332, one region contains:
- a CDS encoding gliding motility lipoprotein GldH: MKIKSCYFGLVIIVFLSACGENTVYQNNVDLSSGKWASQHNILFDFDVKDTTGVYNIVYTLRNGLDYPYYNMYLNYTLKDSSGGTISSGLQELILMDKKSGKPYGSGFGDRYDHQFVSLRNFKFPYTGKYYFNIVHYMRVDSLPELYSVGLKVIKAEE; the protein is encoded by the coding sequence ATGAAAATTAAAAGCTGCTATTTCGGTTTAGTAATTATAGTATTTCTGAGTGCCTGTGGTGAAAATACGGTTTATCAGAATAACGTTGACCTCAGTAGTGGGAAATGGGCTTCGCAGCACAATATCCTTTTTGACTTTGATGTAAAAGATACTACTGGTGTTTACAATATTGTATATACCTTAAGAAATGGCCTTGATTATCCTTATTATAATATGTACCTCAATTATACCTTAAAAGACAGTAGCGGTGGTACTATAAGTTCAGGATTACAGGAATTAATATTAATGGATAAAAAATCCGGTAAACCCTATGGAAGTGGTTTTGGAGATAGATATGATCATCAGTTCGTTTCTTTGAGAAACTTTAAATTTCCTTACACCGGAAAATATTATTTTAATATTGTTCATTATATGCGTGTAGACTCGCTTCCTGAGCTATATTCAGTTGGATTAAAAGTTATTAAAGCCGAGGAATAA
- a CDS encoding DnaJ domain-containing protein — protein MANLYSILELPVFSEIQEVKKSFKKLALKYHPDINKQDSGTEEKFKRINHAYQILSDESRKRRYDAILRYQYNKPKNPVYTSYRASQSYSRRRTATQSNYRKSKTKKKYYNAVTLGFFGLGIILFQVLTELNESRLEKNYENRMRERSDLISKSKKAFARNEFRNAINLLNSIHYSSTTKEVLQLKNQYFQFSDSISSEQMLVKNYDSALYHLELILENKSKINASIYTRISNCYRNLGKTDVAISVLNNLLIANPNNLTAHKELGHIYNYDLGDYNSSLKHYERATKLIVGNYVDFYGKAYLAIINPKNHPPSDFDVFLEKSKIYYTLNQVDSSLIASRWATFLNPNDSEAHFVLALCWLKKGENKRACKEFQKIRNLGEIIPKLDSLQKISC, from the coding sequence TTGGCTAATCTATACTCCATATTAGAATTACCTGTTTTTTCAGAAATACAGGAGGTTAAAAAGAGCTTTAAAAAATTAGCGCTTAAATATCATCCGGATATAAATAAGCAAGATTCAGGTACCGAAGAAAAATTCAAGAGAATCAATCATGCCTATCAGATTCTTTCAGATGAGTCAAGAAAAAGAAGGTACGATGCCATTCTGAGATATCAATACAACAAGCCAAAAAATCCGGTTTATACCAGCTATAGAGCAAGTCAATCCTATTCCAGAAGAAGAACTGCGACTCAATCCAATTACAGGAAATCCAAAACAAAGAAGAAATACTACAATGCGGTGACTTTAGGCTTTTTTGGCCTTGGCATTATTCTTTTCCAGGTATTAACGGAATTGAATGAATCCAGACTTGAAAAAAATTATGAAAATAGAATGAGGGAAAGAAGTGACCTGATTTCAAAATCAAAAAAGGCATTTGCAAGGAATGAATTTAGAAACGCAATTAACTTATTAAATTCAATACATTACAGCTCTACAACTAAAGAAGTCCTTCAATTAAAAAATCAGTATTTTCAATTTTCTGATTCCATTTCCAGTGAGCAAATGTTGGTCAAAAATTATGATTCAGCGCTTTATCATTTGGAGTTGATACTAGAGAACAAATCAAAAATAAATGCAAGTATTTACACAAGAATTTCGAATTGTTACAGAAATCTTGGCAAAACAGACGTTGCTATTTCTGTTTTAAACAACCTTTTAATTGCCAATCCAAATAATTTAACTGCTCACAAGGAATTGGGGCATATCTACAATTATGATTTAGGTGACTACAACTCTTCTTTAAAGCATTATGAAAGAGCTACCAAGCTAATTGTAGGCAATTATGTAGATTTTTATGGCAAAGCGTATTTGGCCATTATAAATCCAAAAAATCATCCGCCATCAGACTTCGATGTGTTTCTTGAGAAATCAAAGATTTATTATACGCTCAATCAGGTGGATTCATCTTTGATAGCCAGTCGCTGGGCAACATTCCTGAACCCCAATGATTCAGAGGCTCATTTTGTGCTTGCATTGTGCTGGTTAAAAAAAGGAGAAAATAAAAGAGCGTGTAAAGAATTTCAAAAGATCAGAAATCTTGGGGAAATTATTCCCAAACTTGATTCATTGCAAAAAATATCCTGTTAG
- a CDS encoding insulinase family protein: MEIDIYTLKNGIRLIHKKVRNTKVSHCGIFFDVGSRDENELECGMAHFWEHMAFKGTRKRKAFHIINRLESLGGEINAYTTKEKICFYASTLDSHFEKSIELLKDISFHSVFPEKEINKEKSVILEEMGMYYDSPEDSIHDDFEELLFRGHPLAHNILGYPDTIKNFRQSDIVNFIGKNLNTHKTVISVVSSISPILVKRYFEKYFNEIPEKINFPKRPAFLSSEVKIKEEQKNISQTYCVIGQEALSYSNEERLPLFLLINILGGPALNSRLNLSLREKYGLVYNIDASLNTYTDTGHLNISFSTERSQLEKSKKLIFKELKRLRENRLGIKQLHMAKEQLMGQIAIAEENNVSFMLMMGRSLIDMDRIEDLNEIFEKIKTIDSDTLLEIANKYLIEDKFNILTFLPKN; encoded by the coding sequence ATGGAGATTGATATTTATACATTAAAAAATGGAATTCGACTGATTCATAAAAAGGTCAGAAACACTAAAGTCTCGCATTGCGGTATATTTTTCGATGTTGGTAGCCGCGATGAAAATGAATTGGAATGTGGGATGGCGCATTTTTGGGAGCATATGGCTTTCAAAGGAACAAGAAAAAGAAAAGCATTTCATATAATCAACAGACTGGAATCACTTGGCGGTGAAATTAATGCTTACACTACCAAAGAGAAAATATGTTTTTACGCCAGTACACTTGATAGTCATTTTGAAAAATCGATAGAACTATTAAAAGATATCTCATTTCATTCGGTTTTCCCCGAAAAAGAAATCAACAAAGAAAAAAGTGTCATTCTTGAAGAAATGGGTATGTATTATGACAGCCCCGAAGATTCTATCCATGATGACTTTGAAGAGCTCTTGTTCCGAGGTCATCCCCTTGCGCATAATATCCTTGGCTATCCTGATACCATAAAGAATTTTCGCCAGTCCGATATTGTAAATTTCATTGGGAAAAATTTAAATACTCATAAAACGGTAATTAGTGTTGTAAGCAGTATTTCACCGATTCTGGTTAAGCGATATTTTGAAAAGTATTTTAATGAAATTCCTGAAAAAATAAATTTTCCAAAAAGACCCGCTTTTTTATCAAGTGAAGTAAAAATCAAGGAGGAACAAAAAAATATAAGCCAAACATATTGCGTGATAGGACAGGAAGCACTCTCCTACTCAAATGAAGAAAGACTTCCGCTTTTTCTTCTAATTAATATTTTAGGAGGACCTGCGCTTAATTCCAGATTGAATTTAAGCCTCAGGGAAAAATACGGTTTGGTGTATAATATCGATGCAAGTCTTAATACTTATACCGACACAGGTCATCTAAATATTTCTTTCAGCACTGAAAGATCGCAATTGGAAAAAAGTAAAAAGCTGATTTTCAAAGAATTGAAACGACTAAGAGAAAATAGGCTTGGAATTAAACAATTGCACATGGCCAAAGAACAACTGATGGGTCAAATTGCAATTGCCGAAGAAAATAACGTGAGTTTTATGCTCATGATGGGACGTAGTCTGATTGATATGGATAGAATTGAAGACCTAAATGAAATATTTGAAAAAATTAAAACAATTGATTCAGATACACTTCTTGAAATTGCCAATAAATATCTCATTGAAGATAAATTCAATATTCTGACATTTCTTCCTAAAAACTAA
- a CDS encoding RidA family protein, with protein MDIRNSSKAPEPVGLYPHARKVGNLLFLSGVGPRSRGTKEIPGVELDQNGKITSYDIRKQCISVFENVKLILEDCGSSWNQLVDVTVFLTNMDSDFKIYNEVYAEYFKSNQPCRTTIEINKLPTPIAIELKCIATID; from the coding sequence GTGGATATACGAAATTCATCCAAAGCTCCCGAGCCGGTTGGCCTTTATCCTCATGCCCGAAAAGTAGGGAATTTGTTATTTCTATCAGGTGTAGGACCAAGATCAAGGGGCACAAAGGAAATTCCGGGTGTTGAACTTGATCAAAACGGGAAAATTACATCCTATGATATTCGAAAACAGTGCATATCCGTATTTGAAAATGTAAAATTAATATTAGAAGATTGCGGTAGTTCCTGGAATCAACTCGTAGATGTGACCGTTTTTTTAACCAATATGGACAGCGATTTCAAGATATACAATGAGGTATATGCTGAATATTTCAAATCGAATCAGCCTTGCAGAACTACAATAGAAATAAATAAGCTTCCTACCCCTATTGCTATTGAGCTGAAGTGTATTGCGACAATAGACTAA
- a CDS encoding class I SAM-dependent methyltransferase, translated as MELFSQELLTYIDAHTSSEGDLLKNLDRETNLKVMMPRMLSGKVQGRFLSFISKIQKPRRILEIGTYTGYATICLAEGLAEGGKIYTIDKNIELKAMVEKYFKEAGIADSVNYLNGNAIEIIPELKEEFDLIFIDADKVNYKNYYELCMPRLSKNGLIIADNVLWSGKITDQKADKSTKALQEFNDLVQADNNVENVLLSIRDGLMILRKK; from the coding sequence ATGGAACTATTTTCCCAGGAACTTCTCACTTACATAGATGCGCATACGAGCAGTGAAGGTGATTTACTTAAAAATCTGGACCGCGAAACTAATTTAAAAGTAATGATGCCCAGGATGCTTTCAGGCAAAGTGCAGGGTCGTTTCCTTTCTTTCATATCAAAAATACAGAAACCCAGACGCATTCTGGAAATAGGAACCTATACCGGCTATGCCACTATTTGCCTGGCAGAGGGATTGGCGGAAGGAGGGAAAATTTATACTATCGACAAGAATATTGAATTAAAAGCAATGGTGGAAAAATATTTCAAAGAAGCCGGAATTGCCGATTCTGTCAATTATTTAAATGGAAACGCCATTGAAATTATTCCTGAACTTAAAGAAGAGTTTGATTTAATTTTTATTGATGCCGATAAAGTCAATTATAAAAATTATTACGAATTATGCATGCCCAGGCTGTCAAAAAACGGACTAATTATAGCTGATAATGTATTGTGGAGTGGTAAAATAACCGATCAGAAAGCAGATAAAAGCACTAAAGCCTTACAGGAATTCAATGACTTGGTTCAGGCTGATAATAATGTAGAAAATGTGCTCCTTTCCATTCGAGACGGCCTGATGATATTAAGAAAAAAATGA
- a CDS encoding glycosyltransferase family 9 protein, with product MQKDLKRILIIQTAFIGDVILATPLIEALSEKFPDAKIDFILRKGNENLLRNHPELNEVIVWDKKRKYQSLFEVIKSVNKKGKYDLLINLQRFFTTGLMSALIHADLKIGFDKNPLSFFMDTRIKHDIGNSRHEVQRNFELLIPLGITDTDQFKVRLYPDEDDHVKVKDYLNDSYITISPASVWYTKQLTKEKWIELIISLPDEIGIYLLGGPDDRQICDEIISKVNRGNILSFAGQTSFLQTAVLMKHAVLNYTNDSAPMHIASSQNAKTCAVFCSTVPDFGFGPLSEFNRIVQVEGLECKPCGLHGFRACPKGHFRCAKDLEIKNLLNAYYDALNFNFE from the coding sequence GTGCAAAAGGATTTAAAACGCATTTTAATTATTCAGACAGCCTTTATTGGCGATGTGATTCTTGCTACCCCACTAATTGAAGCTTTGTCAGAAAAGTTTCCTGATGCCAAAATTGATTTTATTTTGCGAAAAGGAAATGAAAATCTTTTAAGGAATCATCCGGAGCTCAATGAGGTTATTGTTTGGGACAAGAAAAGAAAATATCAATCTTTATTTGAGGTTATTAAATCAGTAAATAAAAAGGGCAAATACGATCTCCTTATCAATTTGCAAAGGTTTTTTACCACCGGTTTAATGTCTGCGCTAATCCATGCCGATCTTAAAATTGGATTTGATAAAAATCCTTTGTCTTTTTTTATGGATACCAGGATCAAACACGATATTGGAAACTCCAGACATGAAGTACAACGAAATTTTGAATTGTTAATTCCTTTGGGAATTACGGATACGGATCAATTCAAAGTCAGACTTTATCCGGACGAGGATGACCATGTGAAAGTTAAAGACTACTTAAATGATTCCTATATAACAATTTCTCCTGCATCTGTTTGGTATACAAAGCAATTGACTAAAGAAAAATGGATTGAACTCATAATTTCACTTCCGGATGAAATCGGTATTTATTTATTGGGAGGTCCTGATGACCGGCAAATTTGTGATGAAATAATATCAAAAGTAAATCGCGGGAATATTTTGTCCTTTGCAGGCCAAACCAGTTTTTTACAAACAGCTGTTTTAATGAAACATGCCGTATTAAACTACACGAATGATTCAGCCCCAATGCATATTGCGAGCTCTCAAAATGCAAAAACATGTGCTGTATTTTGTTCGACAGTTCCTGATTTTGGATTTGGACCATTATCCGAATTCAACCGGATTGTACAGGTAGAAGGACTGGAATGTAAACCATGTGGATTGCACGGTTTTAGGGCCTGCCCCAAAGGACATTTCAGGTGTGCAAAGGATCTTGAAATAAAAAATCTTTTGAATGCTTATTACGATGCGCTAAATTTCAATTTTGAATAG
- a CDS encoding LysM peptidoglycan-binding domain-containing protein, which translates to MKKTLTIVLVFILCKSFSQIPQVPSHMELGNMKLKITSGAQKILQDHVDELHKNDKYIQKVADKAHLYFPIISKIFYEEGVPDEFKYLCIQESGFSADAVSSSNAVGFWQFKDFTAREVGLFVENDADERKHIIYSTKGAAKYLKKNYFYLKNWVYTCQSYQMGLGGTQRSVDQSLFGAEKMTIDKDTYWYVMKFLAHIIAYEDILKRKPAFEIEELRPVLVNSGEKLSDIANNNFVSLDILEQNNIWLNRSRLPSYRESYYVMIPGESRLADNKNQNLETITIELEESDPQEITRIANRRVVNPTIRIILKINNKKAILSNSGDSPVTLALRGGITKDQLLKYNDMIPGEEIVSNMVYYLQPKNSRSKISRHITKEGESLWEISQKYGVKKKSLVRKNRLKLGEEPKTGRILYLRKKMPKDAEIEYVKVKNTIKVIEQQSDSLKSIQSDTPEVNLSEDKANEILTDSLNKKLEKDTSALPVEKNIETEAEEISIKENLEKNTSDSNQELKSENTSFIHTVSAGETLYSISKKYDVKVEELVEWNQLNNLSLSIGQEIKILKN; encoded by the coding sequence ATGAAGAAGACATTAACTATTGTTTTAGTTTTTATTTTGTGTAAGTCCTTTTCACAAATCCCGCAGGTTCCATCACATATGGAACTGGGAAATATGAAACTAAAAATTACGAGTGGGGCACAAAAAATCCTTCAGGATCACGTTGACGAGTTGCATAAAAATGACAAATACATTCAGAAAGTAGCTGATAAAGCACATCTATATTTTCCAATCATTAGTAAAATATTTTATGAAGAAGGTGTTCCGGATGAGTTTAAATATTTATGCATTCAGGAAAGTGGCTTTAGCGCGGACGCCGTTTCAAGTTCAAATGCAGTCGGTTTTTGGCAATTCAAAGATTTTACAGCCAGAGAAGTCGGTTTATTTGTAGAAAATGATGCCGATGAACGGAAACACATCATTTATTCCACTAAGGGAGCAGCAAAATATTTGAAAAAAAATTACTTCTACCTTAAAAATTGGGTTTATACCTGTCAATCATATCAAATGGGTCTTGGGGGTACTCAAAGATCTGTTGATCAATCTCTTTTTGGTGCAGAAAAAATGACTATAGACAAAGATACCTATTGGTATGTAATGAAATTTCTAGCGCACATTATTGCTTATGAAGATATTCTAAAAAGAAAGCCTGCTTTTGAAATTGAAGAATTAAGACCTGTATTAGTTAATAGCGGAGAGAAATTGAGCGATATCGCCAATAATAATTTTGTAAGTCTCGATATATTGGAGCAAAATAATATCTGGTTAAACAGAAGCAGACTTCCATCCTACCGTGAATCCTATTATGTAATGATTCCGGGAGAATCCAGACTCGCCGATAACAAAAATCAAAATCTTGAGACCATTACTATCGAGCTGGAAGAAAGCGATCCGCAGGAAATAACGAGAATAGCTAATCGACGCGTCGTCAATCCTACCATTAGAATAATTCTGAAAATAAATAATAAGAAAGCAATTTTATCCAATTCAGGTGATAGTCCGGTTACGCTTGCCTTACGTGGCGGAATTACCAAAGACCAATTGTTAAAATACAACGATATGATTCCTGGCGAAGAAATTGTTTCCAATATGGTTTATTATCTACAACCAAAGAATAGCAGAAGTAAAATCAGCAGACATATAACTAAAGAAGGAGAAAGTTTATGGGAAATTTCTCAAAAATACGGTGTTAAGAAAAAATCATTGGTAAGAAAAAACCGGCTTAAATTAGGCGAAGAACCAAAAACAGGCAGAATTTTGTATTTGAGAAAGAAAATGCCTAAGGATGCAGAAATCGAATATGTAAAAGTAAAAAACACTATTAAAGTAATTGAACAACAGAGCGATTCGCTTAAGTCAATTCAATCAGATACACCTGAAGTAAACTTATCTGAAGACAAAGCAAACGAGATCTTAACTGATTCATTAAATAAAAAATTAGAAAAGGATACTAGCGCATTACCTGTGGAAAAAAATATTGAAACAGAAGCTGAGGAAATTTCAATTAAGGAAAATTTAGAAAAAAACACATCAGATTCAAATCAAGAATTAAAGTCCGAAAATACATCTTTTATTCACACTGTGAGTGCCGGAGAAACCTTGTATTCCATTTCCAAAAAATACGATGTTAAGGTGGAGGAACTTGTTGAATGGAATCAATTAAATAATCTCTCTTTGTCGATTGGTCAAGAGATCAAAATATTAAAAAATTAA
- a CDS encoding WG repeat-containing protein, which yields MVVGQNILEAQNELIPRKSSNGKYGFIDKSESFIISPKFDKAFSFKVGKAKIITNGKWGLINIDGEYIVKPKLNYIGWSNDGYYQWNKNNLSLSNNLIPPKKIFYHDENGLLAYLKDKHWGLISASGRLFKNEWDSLEYGQGGHFAVYRNDKNWTWIDINNKAPKEQYYDEVIPLSNALIAAKNSSERAYKLFNYEGTIQSDSVYRIVESLNSEYIKVKNQMLWYQLDSRANPIDENGYEEIRYVIGNNTMQYLPSSPWIESDADFKTNKNLNFEIKNELADDLFIIEEGPNYFIWNCKSLKKFNISDGDSIVFSKPYVKIYHSKAPQFQLLSKTLNILSDDILDYKTINESNLILYKTKNEKWTLRDLSANSAIVSNIDSSFFKFSENEIKLCRSGKYGTFDLVNKKWILDPVYKNVIKINDTLNCSLDSDSIKFFGKTGFLNSMGQIDSVISVNDSVIALKNKSNKWTLHNLKLNKIINEEFQDISINGPFSIILKKQSAWVLYNSDNWKKILLNSYDSISSFQNGYFVIKKNSKLGIIDTNGNFTFQLSDYYNDLYSYDTKRWQVYRNGLSGIVDHNGVLKISTQFENFDSQVFNYIPFKFRSKWGLLDQKERFILQPLNDSLEVLSENFVQVWKNQLTGIKNLNDKTLIPIEFQAIIPTKFGSFIVKKSDKYGYYDENAQQIRPVSYDEIKQLDVDLIALKKNDYWQLINSKGELVIDKKFAAIYKCNDRLFYKEKKAWIMKSLD from the coding sequence TTGGTTGTAGGCCAAAACATTCTTGAGGCTCAGAATGAATTAATTCCAAGAAAGAGTTCAAATGGAAAATACGGGTTTATCGATAAGAGCGAATCGTTTATAATCAGCCCTAAATTTGATAAGGCATTTTCGTTTAAGGTAGGAAAGGCCAAAATTATAACCAATGGGAAGTGGGGATTAATAAATATAGATGGTGAGTACATTGTAAAACCTAAGCTTAACTATATCGGCTGGAGCAATGATGGTTATTATCAATGGAACAAAAACAACCTCTCATTAAGTAATAACCTGATCCCTCCAAAGAAGATTTTTTATCATGATGAAAATGGACTCTTGGCATATTTAAAAGATAAACATTGGGGTTTGATTTCAGCATCTGGACGGCTGTTCAAAAATGAATGGGATAGTCTTGAGTATGGCCAAGGTGGGCATTTTGCAGTGTATAGAAACGATAAGAACTGGACCTGGATAGATATAAATAATAAGGCTCCAAAAGAACAATACTATGATGAGGTTATTCCTTTGAGCAATGCCCTGATTGCAGCTAAGAACAGTTCTGAAAGGGCTTATAAACTATTTAATTATGAAGGGACTATACAATCTGATAGTGTTTATAGAATCGTTGAAAGTTTAAATTCGGAATATATAAAAGTAAAAAATCAGATGCTTTGGTATCAGTTGGATTCAAGAGCAAATCCGATAGATGAAAATGGATATGAAGAGATCAGGTATGTAATAGGAAACAATACTATGCAGTATCTACCATCCAGCCCGTGGATTGAGTCAGACGCTGATTTTAAAACAAACAAGAATCTAAATTTTGAAATTAAAAATGAATTGGCAGATGATTTATTCATAATTGAAGAAGGCCCGAATTATTTTATCTGGAATTGTAAATCATTAAAAAAGTTTAATATCTCTGATGGTGATTCAATTGTTTTTAGCAAACCCTATGTTAAAATTTACCATTCAAAAGCTCCTCAATTTCAATTGCTCTCAAAAACGCTTAATATTCTTTCAGATGATATATTGGATTACAAAACAATAAATGAAAGCAATTTAATACTCTATAAAACTAAAAATGAAAAGTGGACCCTAAGGGACTTATCTGCAAATTCTGCAATTGTATCAAACATAGATTCGAGTTTTTTCAAATTTTCTGAAAATGAAATAAAACTATGTCGAAGCGGGAAATACGGAACATTTGATTTAGTTAATAAAAAATGGATTCTCGACCCTGTTTATAAAAATGTAATTAAGATCAACGATACATTGAATTGTAGCCTGGATTCCGATTCTATTAAGTTTTTCGGTAAAACCGGGTTTCTTAATTCAATGGGTCAAATCGATTCGGTAATTTCTGTAAATGATTCGGTAATCGCCTTAAAAAATAAATCAAACAAGTGGACGCTTCACAATTTGAAGTTAAATAAAATAATAAATGAGGAATTCCAAGACATTTCAATAAATGGGCCTTTCTCCATAATTCTTAAAAAGCAAAGTGCTTGGGTATTGTACAATTCCGATAATTGGAAAAAGATATTACTAAATTCTTATGATAGCATAAGCTCATTCCAAAACGGCTATTTTGTAATTAAAAAAAATTCCAAACTAGGCATTATTGATACCAATGGTAATTTTACTTTTCAATTGAGTGATTACTACAATGATCTCTATTCTTATGACACGAAAAGATGGCAGGTTTATAGAAACGGTCTATCCGGAATTGTTGATCATAATGGTGTTTTGAAGATTTCAACCCAGTTCGAGAATTTCGACAGTCAGGTATTCAATTATATCCCATTTAAGTTTCGCTCTAAATGGGGCCTCCTGGATCAAAAAGAAAGATTTATCCTCCAACCTTTAAATGATAGCCTAGAAGTGCTTTCTGAAAATTTTGTTCAGGTTTGGAAAAATCAATTGACTGGGATTAAAAACTTGAATGACAAAACTTTAATACCAATAGAGTTTCAAGCTATTATTCCAACTAAATTCGGTTCGTTTATAGTTAAAAAATCAGATAAATATGGATACTACGACGAAAATGCACAACAGATCAGGCCGGTATCCTATGATGAAATAAAGCAGCTTGATGTCGATCTAATAGCTTTGAAAAAGAACGATTACTGGCAGCTGATTAATTCTAAAGGTGAATTGGTAATTGACAAAAAGTTTGCAGCTATTTACAAATGCAATGACAGACTTTTTTATAAAGAAAAGAAGGCCTGGATTATGAAGTCCCTGGATTAA
- a CDS encoding aminopeptidase P family protein, translated as MKYKDIDSKLFIKNRERFRKEIKKDSVAIFHSNDIMPTNADGTLPFKQNNDIFWMCGIDQEESILLVAPDAPYSYYKEALFLRETNEEIAIWEGHKLTKEEAKKISGIENVFWISEFDTIFKDVATNSENIYLNTNEHLRAKVLVETRERRFIDKCQKDYPLHKYERLAPIMHKLRSVKDPIEIEIMREACSITEKAFRRILKFVKPGVNEFEVEAEIFHEFLRNGSRGPAYSSIIAGGFSSCVLHYVENDKPLNDGDILLMDFGAEYANYASDMTRCIPVNGRFTERQKQIYNSVLKVMKEAKELLVPGNNWIDYHKEVGKIMESELISLGLLDATAVKNQDPEYPLYKKYFMHGTSHFIGLDVHDVGNKYHPFKEGMAFTCEPGIYLRDESLGIRIENDIIVSKDGPIDLMASIPIEVEEIEDLMNEK; from the coding sequence ATGAAGTATAAGGATATAGATTCCAAACTCTTTATAAAAAACAGAGAAAGGTTCAGAAAAGAAATTAAAAAAGACAGCGTAGCTATTTTTCACTCCAATGATATAATGCCTACCAACGCTGACGGCACACTTCCTTTTAAACAAAATAATGATATTTTTTGGATGTGTGGAATAGATCAGGAAGAATCCATTTTATTAGTGGCTCCAGATGCGCCCTATTCCTATTATAAGGAAGCTCTATTTCTTAGAGAAACCAATGAAGAAATAGCTATTTGGGAAGGTCACAAACTAACGAAAGAGGAAGCAAAGAAAATCTCAGGTATCGAAAATGTATTCTGGATTTCAGAATTCGACACAATTTTCAAAGATGTGGCGACCAATAGTGAGAACATTTATTTGAATACCAACGAACACTTGAGAGCCAAAGTTCTTGTGGAAACAAGGGAAAGAAGATTTATAGATAAATGTCAAAAGGACTATCCACTGCATAAGTATGAAAGACTGGCGCCGATCATGCACAAATTACGATCAGTAAAAGATCCAATTGAGATTGAAATAATGCGTGAGGCTTGTTCAATTACAGAAAAAGCATTTAGAAGGATTTTGAAATTTGTAAAACCAGGAGTAAATGAGTTTGAGGTAGAGGCGGAGATTTTTCATGAGTTTTTGAGAAATGGATCAAGGGGGCCTGCCTATTCTTCGATCATCGCTGGTGGCTTTAGCAGTTGCGTATTGCACTATGTAGAAAATGATAAACCGCTAAACGATGGAGATATTTTATTGATGGATTTTGGTGCTGAATATGCCAATTACGCTTCTGATATGACCAGATGTATCCCCGTTAATGGTAGGTTCACAGAAAGACAGAAGCAAATTTATAATTCAGTATTAAAGGTGATGAAAGAAGCTAAAGAATTGTTAGTCCCGGGTAACAACTGGATTGACTATCACAAGGAAGTTGGAAAAATAATGGAATCTGAATTAATAAGTTTGGGACTGCTTGATGCTACTGCAGTTAAGAATCAAGATCCTGAATACCCATTGTATAAGAAATATTTTATGCATGGAACTTCTCACTTCATTGGACTTGATGTTCACGATGTAGGCAATAAATACCACCCTTTTAAAGAGGGAATGGCATTTACATGCGAACCGGGAATTTACCTAAGGGATGAAAGTCTTGGCATAAGAATTGAGAACGATATAATTGTGTCAAAAGATGGCCCAATTGACTTGATGGCTTCAATACCGATTGAAGTTGAGGAAATTGAGGACCTTATGAATGAAAAATAA